The Treponema sp. OMZ 790 genome includes the window GGCGGAGAAAGAAAACGGATTGCCTTAGCGCGTCTTATGCTCAATATAGATAATAAAGATGTAATTATTTTAGATGAAACATTTGCCAATTTAGACATACATGCTATTCAGTCAATTTTAACCGAAGTGCTTAACAAATCTAAAAACAAAATTGTAATTATCATTTCGCATGATGAAGCCGTACAAAGATTTTTAGGCGATAATACTAATGTAAATGTGCTAAATATTGGAAATGGGAACAATTACTAATTAATTGTATTACAGCAACGAAATGGTAGAAGAAACTTACAGAGTTTAAATATGAAGAGTTATCTAAATAAAGAATATGATTGAAAATCTTGATTTAATTGTAAAGGATTCTAAAAATGTTAATTTATGGAAGGGTTTCTAATACCCGCTTCAACGCTTACAAACGTGACTGAGCTCGTTTGTAAGTTAAGTGAATGTTCGGCAGGAATTCTGCCTCACTGTTTATCTGCCGAGTTTTTGGAGGAACCTTATGTTCAAATTTTTAAAGACATGGTATATGGTTTTATACCTTGTCTTGCAGGCCCTTTCCACTGCGTTGGAAGTAGGAGTTTCGTATGTGATGATGCTGGCAATAGACTATGCAACAAACGGAACTATCGAAAAGCTGCACTTGTACCTCATAGGCACAGCAGCCTATCTCCTTATCTCCTTTTTGGTCGATGTTGTGACTAAAAGGGTGCACGAAAAAGCAGGTGCACAAGCGGTTTTTTCATTGAGGGAAGCCTTGATGAAAAAAATATTAACCATGAGCACCGGCGAATACGCCTCGCGCAATTCGGGGAGCTATGTTGCCTTTCTTACAAAGAATGTCGAAAAACTGGAAGAATCTTACTTTTGGACAATCTTCCGAATTTATCCTTCATTTTTACAGCTGGTAGTTTCTGTTATTTGGCTTTCGATTATGGATTGGAGACTTTCCCTCTTTGTGCTTTTTACCGGTCTTATCCAGCTCATTGTGCCCAAATTTACGGTGAAGCCTGTAGCTGAAGCCGAAAGAGACTATATTGAAAGGGGCGAAAACTACACCATTACCCTAAAAGAAATATTTTCCGCCTTTGATCTGATTAAGTCCTATAACCTTCAGGAAAAAATCGAGATTCTTCACCGCAATGCGAACACCGGTTATAAAAAAGCTTCTTTTAAAGACATGTGCATGAACGGCTTTATGGGAAGCCTAGGAGACTTACTTTCCAACATAACCTACATAGGCGTTTTCTTTTTAGGCGCCGTTTTGGTTCTTTTGGGCTTTTTTAAAATCTCGGTAATAATAGCCGCAAGCCAGCTTGTTGTCTTTATCGTTTACCCTTTGAGTAACCTGACACGCTACATAACTTCGCTTTTAGCTTCAAAAGCGGTAATAAAAGACCTTGATGAAATTTTAAATATGGAAGAAAAGGACGGCTCTTTCAAAGATATAGAAGCAAAAACTTCCTTTGAAGATTCGATAAGTTTTGAAAATTTAAGTTTTAGCTATCCTCAAGATGGCGAGGATGAAGATTATGAAGAAAATCGAGGTGCTTTTCCTGCCTTAAAAAATATAAATCTTAGCGTAAAAAAAGGCGAAAAGGTTTTAATTGTCGGGGAAAGCGGTTCGGGAAAGTCCACTCTTTTAAGCCTTTTATATAAAAAATTTACCGGCTATGAGGGGCTTATAAAAATAGACGGAACGGACATCCGCAAGATTCCCGATGCCTCTTATTTTAAGCTTGTTTCGGTAGTGCATCAGTCTCCCTTTATCTTTGACGATACAATCAAAAACAATATTGCCCTTTATGAAGAAATAAGCGATGAAAGAATAAAAGAGGCTTGTAAAAAAGCCGGCTTGCAAAGGTTTATCGATGGCCTTCCTCTCGGACTTGAAACAAGGATAGGCGAGGGAGCCTCGAAAATTTCAGGCGGAGAAAAACAGCGCATAGCCATTGCAAGGGCATTGGTAAAGGATTCCCCAATTCTTTTGATGGATGAAGCAACCTCCGCCTTAGATAAGGAAACAAGTGCCGAAATAGAAAATACCGTGTTATCCCAAAAGGAACTAACCTGTATAATAATTTCGCACCATGTAAGCGAAGCCTTAAAGGCTAGGGCGGACAAGATTATTACCGTAAAAGACGGATCAGCCGATATTTAGAAGCGGAAAAGCGCTATTTGCAAAACTTAAAAATTCATTAGTGAAAAGGCTTTTATTTTTTTGCAAATTGTGCTAACATTCTTTTTATGGCTAATGATAACTTGTACACGCGCAAGATAGAACCTGCACCCGATAAGCCTGTCCAAAACGGAAAATCGAATTTCGGAACCTTTTCAGGCTGCTTTAAAAAATTCGATATAAAAGGGCTCTATCGGGTTTTCGGTAATTTGCCCCTCCCTAGGATAATTTCCAATGCCCGAATTTCGGGAACGATGAGGTTTTTGTTTTGCGATGATGAGATAATAGGCGAAATGGCCTTTTTTTCGTGCTATATCTTCTCCTTTATGGAAACAACCTTTTGGGTTCGTAAAACTCAGCAAAAATATGCTTACCGGCAGTACTTGCCGGGCGGTTTTATTCATATTCCTAAGCACATAAGCTACAGTGTTACAGCCTGCCGGAAACCTTATAGATATGCCCGTATCTTTTCCCGTCTTTCCCACGGGAAGCTTCATGCCGACTTTGACTTTTTGGCTCATGATTCCCGCCCCTCATGCGAGGGCCGCCTCGATTTGGATATTCGGGATAAGGATGCGGCTGATTTTTCCTGCGTAATTCCCAACTATGTAAGCCGGCGCTGTATGGCCATGTACATGCAGACCGGTACCGTAAAGGGCTGGATAAGTTTGGGTTATAACGAAGACATTCAGCTAAAAAAAGAGACAGCCGTAGGGGTTTTTGATGTAAGAAAGGCTTACACCGGGTTTAGGGCAAAGCGTACCCTTGTAAACGGTCTCGGCAAACTCGACGGCAAATCCTTGGTTTTTTATCTCGCAAATTCGATAGCTGCCGACAGTAATAAATACAACGACAACATAATGCTTTATGACGGGAAACGCACTCCGCTTCCGCCTGTTAAAATAACACGCCCCTTTGGAATTATGGGAAAGTGGATAATACAGGACACCGAAAGCATGGTAGACCTTGTGTTTCTTCCTATTTCAAAGAACTACAAGCGTGTAAATGCCGCCGTTTTTAGGACAGAGTACAGCACCGTTTACGGTCATTTTGAAGGAACCCTTTTGACTGCCGACGGAGAAGAGCTAAAGCTAAAGTCCTTTCCCGGCATTGCCAAAAAATACAATCTTAGAATATGATGATTAAAATAGAAGGGATCGAAATCGAATGGGCCGAATCCAAGGGGCGGAAACTCAGGCTTACCATATCGCCCAAAACGGCCATTCCCTGTATCCATGTTCCTAAAAACTATCCTCAAAGCAAGGCCCTGAACTTTGTTAAAGAAAACATCGCATGGATTAAAAAACATCAATCACGAATTGAGGAAAAGATTTTTAAGAAAAATGTAAAGGCCTCATTGAAGGACGGCTCTACTGTAAGTTTATGGGGGGCTGATTATAAGATCAAAATACTGCGTGCCAAAAAAAACGCAAGCGTTGCAGTCGATGACGATTTTATCTATTTAAAAGAACCTCCCGGAGCCGATCCCAAAAAACGCCCTTCAATTTTGAACCGCCTCTATAAAAAAGAGCTGGAGCTCTATGTTGAAGAAATCCTCCCGCTTTGGGAAGCCAAGATAAAAGAATCCGCCTCCCAGATAAAATACAGGGATATGAAAAGCAAGTGGGGCTCATGCAATTCTTATACCGGCATAATCACCTTAAACACAAAACTCGCCGCCCTCCCTTGCGAATGTGCCGAAATGGTGCTGGTTCACGAGTTTGTTCATTTTAAAGAAAGGCTCCACAACGACCGCTTTAAGCGCTACATGACCAAATACCTCCCCGATTGGAAGGAAAGGGTAAAGATGTTAAATTCGGAAGACTATTAGATTTTTATCATAGTTTAATTTAAGCATCATGCTTTGTGCTAATCGTTGAAGTCTTGTATTCCCTCTCTGATGAATTAAAAACAAAGTAACCTTATTTACTTATAATTTGTTTTACCCTTACTTTGCATCATTATTTTTAACTAACAATGGTGCAATTTAGGAGTCCCCTCATGAAAAAACTGACAAAACTTGCATTTATAGGTTTAATCCTCTTTTTATTTTTAACCGATTGTGATCATAAAACCCTTTCTAAACAAGAAGACATAAATAACGAGTTAAAAAAAGTTGTGCTTGAAATCAAAAACAAAGAAAACATAACGGCAGGAGAGCTAAGGCAAGAAGACATAAGGGCCTATGGTTTTAATGCCAATGTTTATGCAATAAATTACGAAAAAATAGAAGCTGACAGCGAAAAAAGAGAGGTCTACATTACCGTATCATTAAAAAAAGCGGGAACGGAGTCGGTATCAAAGGTTTTTACTATAATCGGATTTAAAGCTCCGGAGCAAAACCTAAGTGATCAAGAGCTTATAAACATTGAAGCCGATAAGGTAGTATTAAGCATTCCGGATATCGAAAAAATAAGCTTTGATGAGCTTACAACAGACAAGCTTATTGCATCGGGATATAAAAAACAATATTCTATACAATACATTGCAAAAAAATATAATTCACAAAAAAAAGAAGTAGAAATCACCTTTTATCTTACAAAGAATCATCTAAGATCTAAAATCAGAACCTTTACAATCAGCGGCTTTAAAGAATCTCTCCCTCCTCAAGGGCTTATCGACATAAAAGAAGAATATCTCTTTTCGGCCCTTTCCTTGACCGAAACAAAGATTACCGCCTCAGCCGCTGCAAAAAAAATTAAAGAAGCCTCAAATAAAACCATAGGTAATTTTATTTTTGAAGAAAATAAAATTCTTAACTATGACGATAAAAAAGGGATCTTTACGGTTTATATAAAGGGAACATACAAAGAAAAACCGTTCAGCAAAAAAATGAGAATAAGCGGCTTTTCTCATCCTTATGTTAATCCGCCCGAATCGGTTTATAAAAAAGATTTGGATTTTACCGCAGGTATTGAAGAAAATCTTTTAATTGATGACTACATTCAAAGAGCAAATTCCGATATTGAAAATTTCTTTAAAGAAAGCTTATCCTTTATGCTTCATAAAGGGAACCGATTATTCAACGAAATAATCATTTTAGGTGACCATGATTCATATAATATGACAGCCGAACTCGAAAAAATAGATAATACCACTTTAAAAATTATACCTATTTTTAACATAAAATATAAGCTAAAAACCGATACGGATAAAACGGAAAAAGAAGAAATAGAAACTTTCAGTCTGGCCGGGTTTTTACAGCCTGTAAAGTATTTTAGCGAAAATGATGTTTATATTCATATCTTAAATGAATTAAACAAACGTAATGACGTTGTAAAAGTTTATCCTCACCGCTTTGCATCGGAATTTTATGCAAACGCCGTTGTAACGGGCAGGCCACCCAAAGAATTATTTAACGATTCGGCAATAGAAAAATACCGAAAACTTTACACTGAAAAAAAACCGAATAAGTATTTAACTTTTGACGGGCTCAATATAGGAATTTCAGAACCTCGAAATGGAGGAATTGAAGTTGATGATTATGAAGGCTCTTTATCATTAACTTATTATGTTGCTTCAAACAAGATAATCGGTGATACAGATAATATAAATTTTGCATTAAGGCAAAATACCGTAAAAGTAACAGGCTTTAGACAGGTAAATGAAGAAACAATAAAAGATTTATTCGGTTTTTCTATCGTAAAAAGCAATGACAAAGACGGAAACCCGGGAACTCTTAATTCGTGGAGAAAAAAATACATACCGGAAAATATGTATCTCGTGCGGGAACAAGGAAATAAAGGGGAAAATGATTGGCTGACATTCTCCAATACGGCTTTGGACTATGAAAATAACAGCGGTTTTATTTTAAGCCTTAATGGGGATGCAAATTTACATGAACTTTTAGCAAATCCGATCAATAAGTTTTTATCGGTAGGACGAAGCGGTGAGCTGCTCCTTATTACACGCATAAACTTAAAAAAAGAACGCCAAAGTGACTATCTTGAAATAAAAATGAATTTTTTAGGTACCGGAGAACCTATTACCCTTATTAGAAATCCATATATCCCAAGAAATTAGCTTAGAATAAAGTTTTAAATTTGATATTGCTTCTAATTCCATATTTTGATATAATCCTCAACACCAATATATTAGAATAATTAAGGAGCCTAAATATATGAAAAAAGCGGAAGCATTGATGAAGTTCATCGACAAGAGCCCCTCAGTTTACCATGCAATCAAAAATGCAGGTGAATTCTTAGAAGCAAAGGGCTTTGTTCATTTAAACAGAGAAGACACCTTTGAGCTAAAACCTCAAGGAAGATATTTTGTAACAAATAACGGAAGTGCCTTGATTGCATGGCAGATGCCTAAGTCAGGTAATGCAGAAAACGGGTTTAGGATTGTAGGAAGCCACAGCGATTCTCCCACCTTCCGCATAAAGCCCAATCCCGAAATTAAGGTAAACAACCATTATTTAAAACTAAACACCGAAGGCTACGGAGGGGTTATCCTTTCAACCTGGTTTGACAGGCCCCTTTCGGCAGCAGGAAGGGTCGTAATAAAAACGGACGACCTTTTAAGGCCTGAAGTTAAGCTTATCAACTTCGATAAAAACCTTTTGACAATTCCGAGCCTAGCCATTCACATGAACAGGGAAGTAAATGACGGCTATAAATACAATAAGCAAAAGGACACCCTTCCATTAGTTGCTTTGATAAACGAAAAGCTTGAAGAAAAGGGCTTTTTGATGAACCTTATCGCCGAAGAAGCAGGCGTAAGTGTGGACAAGATTTTGGACTTTGATCTCTACCTTTACGACAGACAGCCGGGCTGTTTTGTCGGAGCAAACAACGAATTCTTCTCGGTCGGAAGAATCGACAACCTCGGAATGGCCTGTGCCTCCATCGATGCCCTAGGCGATGCCCTTCCTTCAAACTTTGTGCAGGTTGCAGCCATTTTCGACAACGAAGAGGTCGGCTCAAGGACAGCTCAGGGAGCAGGCAGCCCCTTCCTCCACGACACATTGCAAAGAATAATAGTTGCAACCTCAAAGGGAAATGCCTTCGAAGAATTGCAAAAGGCCTTGGCCAAGTCCTTCTTGGTTTCAGCCGATCAGGCCCATGCCCTTCATCCCAACTACACGGAGAAAAACGATATTACAAACTTCCCCCTGATGAATAAGGGGCCGGCCGTTAAGGTCGCCGCTTCCATGAGCTATACAACGGACGGAATATCGGGCGGAATCTTTAAAGATATCTGTGCAAGGGCAGGAGTTCCCTGTCAAAACTATGTAAACCGCTCGGATGTTGCAGGAGGCTCGACCATAGGCCCGATTTCTCTTTCTAACCTTAACATAAAGAGCGTCGATATCGGAAACCCCATCCTCGGTATGCATTCCGTGCGCGAACTTGGAGGCACCGAAGATCAAGAATACATTACAAAGGCCTTTGCAGAGTTTTATAAATAGATTTTGATAAATTAAGAGATTGATGAGTAAATGTATAGATTTTCCGATTATGACGTAATCGTCGTAGGAGCAGGGCACGCAGGCATTGAAGCCGCCTTAGCTTCCGCCAGAATGGGGGAAGCAACCCTGCTCATTACCCAAACCCTTGACAGCGCAGGCCGCCTTTCGTGTAATCCTTCGATAGGCGGTATCTCCAAGGGAAACATAGTCCGCGAGATAGATGCTCTGGGCGGAGAAATGGGTCGTCTCGCCGATGCCTCGATGATTCAGTACAGGCTTTTAAACAAGAGCCGGGGCCCTGCAGTACAGGCTCCGCGAGTTCAAGCCGATAAATTCCTTTATTCTCAACTTGCAAAGCACGCGATTGAGCTTGAAAAGAACCTCCATGTTTTTCAGGATACCGTCATCGACATAATTTCTTCAAACACAAATGAGTCGGGCTATGTCGAAAGGGGGAGCGTTCAGTGTGTAAGGACGGAAAGGGGAAGAGAATTTTCCGCTAAGGCTGTAGTCCTTGCAACAGGCACATTTATGGAAGGGAAGATTTACATAGGCGAGTACGAATCCCCTGATGGAAGATTGGGAGAAAGGGCAGCCCTCGGCCTCGGCCCTGCCTTGGCAAAAAAAGGTTTTACCGTCGGGAGACTTAAAACGGGAACGCCCATGCGTATTCTCCGCCGCTCCTTTGATCCTTCCCTTACCGAAGAACAGGAGGCCGATGAGATTATGCGCCCCTTTTCTTTTGCAAATGCCGAAATACACAGACCCTATGCCAAGTGTTACATCACCCACACAAACAGCGAAACCCACGATATAATAAGGGAGAACCTTCACAGGGCAGCCCTTTTTTCGGGTAAGATCACGGGTACGGGAGCCCGCTACTGCCCTTCCATCGAAGATAAGATTAAAAAGTTCCCCGAACGGGACCGCCACCATGTCTACATAGAACCTGAAGGCCTAAACACGGAAGAGCTTTATATAAACGGGCTTTCTTCTTCCCTCCCTGAAGATGTTCAGGATAGGATGATAAGAACCATTCCCTGCTTTAAGGACGTAATAATTACGCGCCCGGCCTATGCCGTAGACTATGCCTATGTTTCGCCCATTCAGCTTTCATCGGACCTTCAAACCCGCCGTATCGAAGGCCTCTTTTTGGCAGGGCAAATTAACGGAACCTCAGGCTATGAAGAAGCCGGAGGGCAAGGCATAATAGCCGGTATAAATGCAGCCCTTTTTTCGCGTTCTCTAAAATTTAAGGATGAAAAATATGTTCCCTTTGTGCTAAAGAGGGATGAGGCCTATATAGGCGTTATGATAGATGACCTTGTAACCCAAGGTGTGGATGAGCCCTACCGAATGTTTACCGCCCGTGCGGAGTACAGGCTTAACCTAAGACACGACACAGCCGATGAAAGACTCACCGAAAGGGCCTACCAAATAGGCCTTCAAACCAAGGAGGCTTCCGGCCGCCTAAAGGAAAAGCTTTTAAAGAGAGAAAAAATAATCTCAGGTTGGCAGGATATAAAAATTACGAGGGAGCTTGTATCGGAGCATCCTGAGCTTAAAAACCATATCGGGAAGAGCCTTGCCGAAGCCCTCCATGACCCTCAAGTTTCCCTTGAATGTATCAGTGAAATAGATAAAAGCTCTCATACTTACAGTGCAGAACTTTTAGAATCGGCCGAGCTTGAAATAAGGTACGAGCACTACATAGCCGTTCAAAACAGGAAGATAGCTAAGGTTAAGCGTATGGAAAACACCAAGATTCCTCCCGATTTTGACTATGATGCAGTCTCAGGCCTTTCTACCGAATCAAGAAACCGCCTAAAAGAAGTCCGCCCCGAAACCATAGGTCAAGCAAGCAGGATTAGGGGGATTAGGCCTTCGGATGTTATGCTTTTGTCTATACTCTTGTAAATATGCGGGCATCTTCTGTGTTACTTCACCAAAAACAGTCCTCGACGTGCAAAAAGCACGCCTGCGGGTGTTTTTTGTTCATGCCTTGAATCTGCTCCGCCTATTTACAAGAGGCTAAAACAGCAAAGGTGTTTTAGTGAACTCGGCATTTGAATAAGGATTATACGGCTTGTGATTTTTATTTAAACATGATAGAATAAACTTCGGAGATAATTTATGGAAAATAATCGAATATTAAATAAAATACATATCAAACATGAAGATTTAGATTTGATTAAAAATGCCGTTGCAGAGGCGGAAAAAAATACAAACGGCGAGATTGCTTTGGCTGTTATTCCTCAAAGCGATTCTTACTCCTTTGTGGAAATGTTTGCAGCGTTCTGCCTTGCATTTGTTTCATTTTTTATAATGCTTTATTTTGGAGACAGCATTTGGAACCTGCTTGAAAAAAAACTTTGGTATCCTTCACCTAAGATTCTTACAGCAGTAATCGGTGCCGGCGTTTGGATTATAATGCTTTTTTTCTTTTTGCTGATAAATATTCCGGCCCTCGATAGACTAATAATTCCGAAGCGGATTAAAGAAGCAAGAGTTTATGCAAGAGCTTTGAAACATTTTGTAGAATGCGGAATTTATAAGACTGCCGAAAGAACCGGTGTTTTGATTTTTGTTTCCATTCTTGAAAGAAAGGTCTTTATTATTGCAGATTCCGGTATTGCTGCAAAGGTGGAGCAAAAAACATGGAACGGTATTTGCGGAATAATAACCGAAGGTTTAAAATCCAAGAATGCCGCAAAAAGTCTTTGTGCTGCAGTGGACGAATGCGGAAAAATTTTATCCGAATATTTTCCTAAAACTACGGGAAATCCTAATGAATACCCTGACGGGCTTGTTGTCTTGGAGAAATAAATGAAAAGAAATATTAAACACCTATTCATCTTTTGTTTTTTGTTTTTGCTCTTGTTTAAAATTTTTGGCCTCAATGTGCCTAACCTTAAAGGACCTGTAAACGATTTAGCCGGAGTCTTATCCGATAGTGAAAAAAACGAAATAGAGAATTTTCTTTTTGAAATTGAAAAAAATTCGGATGTGCAAATTGTTGTTCTTACTATTCCGTCTATTGAAGATGAAAACCTTGAAGATTATTCGTTGCGTGTTGTAGAAACGTGGCAGCTGGGCTCAAAAGAAAAAGACTCAGGTGTTTTGCTGCTTGTTGCCGTCAATGATAGAAAAATGCGTATCGAAGTCGGTTACGGACTTGAAGCATATCTTACGGATGCCGATGCCGGACGGATTATACGCAATATAATTGCACCTGAATTTAAATCCAAAAATTTCGGTGACGGAATATTTTTTGGTGTAAAGGCTATTGCAGGCCATGCATTACAGGATGAAAACTTTTTACCTGACACAGATTCTTCGGAAGAAGAACTTGATGGTTTTACCATCATTATTGGCTTCTTGCTTATGCTTGCCTTCTGGTTTATTATTTGCAGGCTTATTCCGTGTTTCTTTTGGATTTTGTTCCGCTTAGTAAGCTTGCAGGGCTTTACCGGCCGGGAAATAACGGAGAATTTGTTTACTTCAAGAAGTGTGTTTAAATTTTCCGGTTCCGATGGAGGAGACGGATATTCCGGAGGCGGCAGCAGCAGTTATTCAGGCGGCGGAGGCAGCTTCGGCGGCGGAGGTGCTTCGGGAAGCTGGTAACTGTTACAAGTAACCGTTACAAGTAACTATTACATTCAGGCTCGCAAAAATTTGTTTTAAATTTTAACTGAAATTTGAGTTTTGGGTCAAAAAAATCAAAAAATATGCTTTTTTGAGTGATTTGGTATTGACATTTATTTCAACCTGTGATACTATAGCCCCTGTTGCAAATACAAAATGGGCTATTAGCTCAGTAGGTAGAGCAACGCCCTTTTAAGGCGTGGGTCTCAGGTTCGAATCCTGAATAGCTCAAAGCGGAATCGGTTTATATCGGTTCCGTTTTTTTTTGCCCTGTGCCTGATGTATTGACAAAGGGGCTGCATAAGTGGTACTATTCTATTTTAAGTCTAAATTTACATTTTTAGAGGTTTATATGGCTAGTTCAAAAAAGATTGCTGCTTCCGTAGGGGGCATTATTGTTTTTGTTTTGGGTGTAATCGCCTTTGTTGTGGCTCCTATGGTAACGGACCGTGCTTCTCAAGGTTTTACCGTAGTCGGAAAATGGGGTAATGTCAGAATCGATAACGGTCCATCATCTCCTTTTATTGATCAGTATCACTTTTTGGCTAATTATGTTGAGCGCCAAAAAATGGAGCCCGAAGATGCACAAATGAGAGAATCCTTCTGGCAGCAAATTTCCTATTTGGCTTTTAGAGCAGCTGTTGTACAGGTTGCTATGGAAGATGAGGTTATAAATGCCGGATATAGGGTTCCGCAGTTCCGCATAAACAAGGATTTAATAAACTATTACTTGGATGAAAACGGTGTTTATTCCGAAACAAGATATCAGCAAACTCCCGAGACTACGAGAGTTGCCTACAGAAAAGAGATCGAAAAATATATTAAAGATAACAGATATATTGAAGACCTCTTCGGAAACGGAATAGGGTATGGACTTAAAACTTCTTCAAAAGAAACGGCCTTCATCGTCGATATGGCAAAAAAAGAAAGAAGTTTCAGATATGTTGTTTTTAATTTGAATTTATATCCTTCTTCCGAAATTATAAAATACGGAAAAGAACACAGCGATCTTTTTACAACTTATGATTTATCCTTATTGAGTTATCCTACCGAAGAAGAAGCAAAAAAGATGCTTGTCTCGCTTAAAAACGGAGATGTAAGTTTTGAAGATGCCGTCATTTTAAATGCAACAAAAACTCTTACTGATGATAACGGAAAAATTACTTCAAATTATAGAAACGACATAAATCGATATTTTCCCGACAATGAACACCTTAAATCTGTTTTGGCCTTAAAGCCTTCAGAATTGAGTCCCGTTGTTTCTATGCAAAACGGTATGTTCGGAATTGTAAGATGCAACGCCGAGCCTTCTCTTCCTGATTTTGAAAGTGAAATTCTTATTTCAAATATTAGAACTTACATGACTCGTAACGAGAAAGGCCTTCTTGAAGATTATGTTCTCCAGACTGCGGGTAAATTCGCGGAAAAAGCACGAACTTCAGGCTTTGAAAAAGCTGCCGAAGATTTTAAAGAAGCAGCTTTAACAATTGAAACTTCAAACAGCTTTGGAATAAATTATGGAAATGCAAGCTCTCTTCCGCCTCTTCCCGTTCAGGGTATTTTTGCAGCTCTTGAAAAAAATGAATCTTTTTTTAAAAAGGCTTTCAGACTAAAGAAAGGAGAAATTTCAGAGCCGATTCTTGCAGGTTCTCAAATTGCCGTTTTGACTCTTGAAGAAGAAAAAGAAATTGATGAATATACTCTTGACCGAACCAAAACCGATTATCAAAATCAGGCAGGTGCTTGGTTCCCTTATTATCACATAGCAGCTATTATGAGAATGCAGGGTATGAATTATCCTCTTCCGATTGCTCATAAAACCTTTATGGATTATATTTTTTCGAATTCCAAATTCCAAGATAATTTTGGGAACTTATTTAAATAATAATGACAACAAATAATGAAAAGCCTGAGCTCATTCCGATTGACTCAGGTTTTTCGGTTTTATATCAGGGAAAGTATTTATATTCAAAACGCTCACCGCAAAAAAATATTCTACAATTAATATCTTCTATTGTAATTCAAAGCGAAACATTGGTGCTTTGTGTATCACCTGTTTTAGGATACG containing:
- the mnmG gene encoding tRNA uridine-5-carboxymethylaminomethyl(34) synthesis enzyme MnmG, which codes for MYRFSDYDVIVVGAGHAGIEAALASARMGEATLLITQTLDSAGRLSCNPSIGGISKGNIVREIDALGGEMGRLADASMIQYRLLNKSRGPAVQAPRVQADKFLYSQLAKHAIELEKNLHVFQDTVIDIISSNTNESGYVERGSVQCVRTERGREFSAKAVVLATGTFMEGKIYIGEYESPDGRLGERAALGLGPALAKKGFTVGRLKTGTPMRILRRSFDPSLTEEQEADEIMRPFSFANAEIHRPYAKCYITHTNSETHDIIRENLHRAALFSGKITGTGARYCPSIEDKIKKFPERDRHHVYIEPEGLNTEELYINGLSSSLPEDVQDRMIRTIPCFKDVIITRPAYAVDYAYVSPIQLSSDLQTRRIEGLFLAGQINGTSGYEEAGGQGIIAGINAALFSRSLKFKDEKYVPFVLKRDEAYIGVMIDDLVTQGVDEPYRMFTARAEYRLNLRHDTADERLTERAYQIGLQTKEASGRLKEKLLKREKIISGWQDIKITRELVSEHPELKNHIGKSLAEALHDPQVSLECISEIDKSSHTYSAELLESAELEIRYEHYIAVQNRKIAKVKRMENTKIPPDFDYDAVSGLSTESRNRLKEVRPETIGQASRIRGIRPSDVMLLSILL
- a CDS encoding YgcG family protein, with amino-acid sequence MKRNIKHLFIFCFLFLLLFKIFGLNVPNLKGPVNDLAGVLSDSEKNEIENFLFEIEKNSDVQIVVLTIPSIEDENLEDYSLRVVETWQLGSKEKDSGVLLLVAVNDRKMRIEVGYGLEAYLTDADAGRIIRNIIAPEFKSKNFGDGIFFGVKAIAGHALQDENFLPDTDSSEEELDGFTIIIGFLLMLAFWFIICRLIPCFFWILFRLVSLQGFTGREITENLFTSRSVFKFSGSDGGDGYSGGGSSSYSGGGGSFGGGGASGSW
- a CDS encoding peptidyl-prolyl cis-trans isomerase, giving the protein MASSKKIAASVGGIIVFVLGVIAFVVAPMVTDRASQGFTVVGKWGNVRIDNGPSSPFIDQYHFLANYVERQKMEPEDAQMRESFWQQISYLAFRAAVVQVAMEDEVINAGYRVPQFRINKDLINYYLDENGVYSETRYQQTPETTRVAYRKEIEKYIKDNRYIEDLFGNGIGYGLKTSSKETAFIVDMAKKERSFRYVVFNLNLYPSSEIIKYGKEHSDLFTTYDLSLLSYPTEEEAKKMLVSLKNGDVSFEDAVILNATKTLTDDNGKITSNYRNDINRYFPDNEHLKSVLALKPSELSPVVSMQNGMFGIVRCNAEPSLPDFESEILISNIRTYMTRNEKGLLEDYVLQTAGKFAEKARTSGFEKAAEDFKEAALTIETSNSFGINYGNASSLPPLPVQGIFAALEKNESFFKKAFRLKKGEISEPILAGSQIAVLTLEEEKEIDEYTLDRTKTDYQNQAGAWFPYYHIAAIMRMQGMNYPLPIAHKTFMDYIFSNSKFQDNFGNLFK
- a CDS encoding TPM domain-containing protein, which codes for MENNRILNKIHIKHEDLDLIKNAVAEAEKNTNGEIALAVIPQSDSYSFVEMFAAFCLAFVSFFIMLYFGDSIWNLLEKKLWYPSPKILTAVIGAGVWIIMLFFFLLINIPALDRLIIPKRIKEARVYARALKHFVECGIYKTAERTGVLIFVSILERKVFIIADSGIAAKVEQKTWNGICGIITEGLKSKNAAKSLCAAVDECGKILSEYFPKTTGNPNEYPDGLVVLEK